The Lysobacter enzymogenes genome window below encodes:
- a CDS encoding FecR family protein, with product MAASREIEDTAAQWLARRESGDWPAAAQAELEAWLARATAHRVAFVRLQAAWTQAARLRALAGADSGVPERLSWDEAAPARADAPADAAASPLRADALSFQVRPKPARASRWPYAAAAAVATLAVGLGWGWLHYGAVERSSYRTALGKTDEVALADGSHATLSSDSRIEVALSGAQRRVELAQGEAFFAVAKDPRRPFAVAAGARRVVAVGTHFSVRRDGADVRVVVTEGTVRLESEPVGGHPQPTTLLPAGSIALAGPNGVLVRSVPVEEAERYVDWRHGFLVFRDTPLAQAAAEFNRYSARKLVIADAAAGELRVGGNFRWSNAEMFVGLLEQAMPVKAERLPDRIVLRSR from the coding sequence ATGGCGGCAAGCAGGGAGATTGAAGACACCGCTGCGCAGTGGCTGGCCCGACGCGAAAGCGGCGATTGGCCGGCGGCGGCGCAGGCCGAGCTCGAGGCCTGGCTGGCGCGCGCGACCGCGCACCGGGTCGCGTTCGTGCGCCTGCAGGCGGCGTGGACCCAGGCGGCGCGGTTGCGCGCCCTGGCCGGCGCCGACTCGGGCGTGCCGGAGCGTCTGAGCTGGGACGAGGCCGCGCCCGCGCGCGCCGACGCGCCGGCGGACGCCGCGGCCTCGCCGTTGCGCGCCGATGCGCTGAGCTTCCAGGTGCGGCCCAAGCCGGCGCGCGCCTCGCGCTGGCCGTACGCGGCCGCCGCGGCGGTGGCGACGCTGGCGGTCGGGCTGGGCTGGGGCTGGCTGCACTACGGCGCGGTCGAGCGTTCCAGTTACCGCACCGCGCTCGGCAAGACCGACGAAGTCGCGCTGGCCGACGGCTCGCACGCCACCTTGAGCAGCGACAGCCGCATCGAGGTGGCGCTGTCGGGCGCGCAGCGGCGGGTCGAACTGGCCCAGGGCGAGGCGTTCTTCGCCGTGGCCAAGGATCCGCGCCGGCCGTTCGCGGTCGCGGCCGGCGCGCGCCGGGTGGTGGCGGTCGGCACGCACTTCTCGGTGCGCCGCGACGGCGCCGACGTGCGTGTGGTGGTCACCGAGGGCACGGTGCGGCTGGAGTCCGAACCGGTCGGCGGCCATCCGCAGCCGACCACGCTGCTGCCGGCCGGCAGCATCGCCCTGGCCGGGCCGAACGGGGTGCTGGTGCGCAGCGTGCCGGTCGAGGAGGCCGAGCGCTACGTCGATTGGCGCCACGGGTTCCTGGTGTTCCGCGATACGCCGCTGGCGCAGGCCGCGGCCGAGTTCAACCGCTACAGCGCGCGCAAGCTGGTGATCGCCGATGCGGCGGCCGGCGAGTTGCGCGTGGGCGGCAATTTCCGCTGGTCGAACGCGGAGATGTTCGTGGGGTTGCTGGAGCAAGCGATGCCGGTGAAGGCGGAGCGGTTGCCGGACCGGATCGTGTTGCGCAGTCGCTGA
- a CDS encoding TonB-dependent receptor: MLRGLRVVLLTLACSAALSAQAQGAPARVEIPAGDLSAALDALARQSGAQFVYSADQLRGLRTAGVSGTMPAGDALDRLLRGSGFVARRDPSGGMVIVKDVAAPKSRPAAAAAPRAQAATGGASPEPPAATDLETIQVTGSRIPRAQIEGPAPVTVMTAQEIKANGFTSVPDVLRAMTQNGGETQSQQSASGADFSPGAQQVDLRGLGPNHTLVLVNGRRIADFPMPFKGRSNFTDISNIPLGMVERIEILTGSASAIYGSDAISGVVNFILKKQADGTTVDVRMGDATRGGAESFDLSVSSGYSNDRFTAIYGAELLVQNPLWAYDRARQDSTLDGPSAGSRAPRRTFLRTNWYDEYLDPEGACDGVAALNGGNTYRASRPGYGVDGEDGYYCGSDRSIGYGTILSKRRGLNAYGSLSYRFDNDTEWFADLQLGYHELSMFRDVTQWVYQRPDGDESGYFFNRATDQLEYWQRQFTPEEMGGLNNGDIRTRQKTFSVTTGFKGRWGANWDWETALSHSQYQSTISWPQIVASKANALFLGPQLGTDDDGYPIFDADPSRLYRPLTRAEYDSIAARTVYQPKSRTDTLSLTFTNTELFQLPAGAVGFAGTVEAGNQSYNLRPDPLATQYYYYSWRDSDGHGSRDRWAAAGELRLPLFERLNLSVAGRYDQYRYSGNSIDKFTYSAGLEWRPLDTLLLRGSYGTAFRAPDLHYVFAGEGNAESAAIDYYRCRSEEPGVDYADCSYGDESLIVTRRGNRKLEPETSTSWTAGVVWSPLANLDFSLDYYDIDLRHQVQDLRADSVLQDEADCRLGQRPDGTPVSAGSPTCADALARVVRSADGRLYGTYVNPINIARERTNGVDFTARWRWDTALGTFRFSGNYSWVREHESQQYAGDRVEDQFAINSGFDIPRSKASASVSWERDRWTATVHGERLGKLPNYDSYNEAYDPADGGSPWIGATYRYNLSLQYRFTDHNQLSVSVTNLFDKMPPHDASYTGYPYYDVSWFDALGRQVFVQYTHKFGGAPL; the protein is encoded by the coding sequence ATGCTGCGTGGTTTACGTGTAGTGCTGTTGACGTTGGCCTGTTCCGCCGCCCTGTCCGCGCAGGCGCAGGGGGCGCCGGCGCGGGTCGAGATCCCGGCCGGCGACCTGTCGGCCGCGCTGGATGCGCTGGCGCGCCAGTCCGGCGCCCAGTTCGTCTATTCCGCCGACCAGTTGCGCGGCCTGCGCACCGCCGGCGTCAGCGGCACCATGCCGGCCGGCGACGCGCTCGACCGGCTGTTGCGCGGCAGCGGCTTCGTCGCCCGCCGCGACCCGTCCGGCGGCATGGTCATCGTCAAGGACGTGGCCGCGCCCAAGTCCCGGCCCGCCGCGGCCGCCGCGCCGCGCGCGCAGGCGGCCACCGGCGGCGCCTCGCCGGAGCCGCCGGCGGCGACCGACCTGGAGACCATCCAGGTCACCGGCTCGCGCATTCCGCGCGCGCAGATCGAAGGCCCGGCGCCGGTCACGGTGATGACCGCGCAGGAGATCAAGGCCAACGGCTTCACCAGCGTGCCCGACGTGCTGCGGGCGATGACCCAGAACGGCGGCGAGACCCAGAGCCAGCAATCGGCCAGCGGCGCCGACTTTTCGCCCGGCGCGCAACAGGTCGACCTGCGCGGCCTCGGCCCCAACCACACCCTGGTGCTGGTCAACGGCCGCCGCATCGCCGACTTTCCGATGCCGTTCAAGGGCCGCAGCAACTTCACCGACATTTCCAACATTCCGCTCGGCATGGTCGAGCGGATCGAAATCCTGACCGGCAGCGCCTCGGCGATCTACGGCTCCGACGCGATCTCCGGCGTGGTCAACTTCATCCTCAAGAAGCAGGCCGACGGCACCACCGTCGACGTGCGCATGGGCGACGCCACCCGCGGCGGCGCCGAGTCGTTCGACCTGAGCGTGTCCAGCGGCTACAGCAACGACCGCTTCACCGCGATCTACGGCGCCGAGCTGCTGGTGCAGAACCCGCTGTGGGCCTACGACCGCGCGCGCCAGGATTCGACCCTGGACGGCCCCAGCGCCGGCAGCCGCGCGCCGCGCCGCACGTTTCTGCGCACCAACTGGTACGACGAATACCTCGACCCGGAAGGCGCCTGCGACGGCGTCGCCGCGCTCAACGGCGGCAACACCTATCGCGCCTCGCGCCCGGGCTACGGCGTCGACGGCGAGGACGGCTATTACTGCGGCAGCGACCGTTCGATCGGCTACGGCACCATCCTCAGCAAGCGCCGCGGCCTCAACGCCTACGGTTCGCTGAGCTACCGTTTCGACAACGACACCGAATGGTTCGCCGACCTGCAGTTGGGCTACCACGAGCTGTCGATGTTCCGCGACGTGACCCAGTGGGTCTACCAGCGTCCCGACGGCGACGAGAGCGGCTACTTCTTCAACCGCGCCACCGACCAGCTCGAATACTGGCAGCGCCAGTTCACGCCCGAGGAAATGGGCGGCCTCAACAACGGCGACATCCGCACCCGGCAGAAGACCTTCAGCGTCACCACCGGCTTCAAGGGCCGCTGGGGCGCGAACTGGGATTGGGAAACCGCGCTGAGCCATTCGCAGTACCAGTCCACGATCAGCTGGCCGCAGATCGTCGCGTCCAAGGCCAACGCCTTGTTCCTCGGCCCGCAGCTCGGCACCGACGACGACGGCTATCCGATCTTCGACGCCGACCCCTCGCGCCTGTACCGGCCGCTGACCCGCGCCGAGTACGACTCGATCGCCGCGCGCACCGTCTATCAGCCCAAGTCGCGCACCGACACGCTGTCGCTGACCTTCACCAACACCGAGCTGTTCCAGCTGCCGGCCGGCGCGGTCGGCTTCGCCGGCACCGTGGAAGCCGGCAACCAGAGCTACAACCTGCGCCCGGATCCGCTGGCGACCCAGTACTACTACTACAGCTGGCGCGATTCCGACGGTCACGGCAGCCGCGACCGCTGGGCCGCGGCCGGCGAACTGCGCCTGCCCTTGTTCGAGCGCCTGAACCTCAGCGTCGCCGGCCGCTACGACCAGTACCGCTACAGCGGCAACAGCATCGACAAGTTCACCTACAGCGCCGGCCTGGAATGGCGGCCGCTCGACACGCTGCTGCTGCGCGGCTCCTACGGCACCGCGTTCCGCGCGCCGGACCTGCATTACGTGTTCGCCGGCGAAGGCAACGCCGAATCGGCCGCGATCGACTACTACCGCTGCCGCAGCGAAGAGCCGGGCGTGGATTACGCCGACTGCTCGTACGGGGACGAAAGCCTGATCGTCACCCGCCGCGGCAACCGCAAGCTGGAGCCGGAAACCAGCACCTCGTGGACCGCCGGCGTGGTGTGGTCGCCGCTGGCGAACCTGGATTTCTCGCTGGATTATTACGACATCGACCTGCGCCACCAGGTCCAGGACCTGCGCGCCGACAGCGTGCTGCAGGACGAAGCCGACTGCCGCCTGGGCCAGCGTCCGGACGGCACGCCGGTGAGCGCCGGCTCGCCGACCTGCGCGGACGCGCTGGCGCGGGTGGTGCGCAGCGCCGACGGCCGTTTGTACGGCACCTACGTCAACCCGATCAACATCGCCCGCGAGCGCACCAACGGCGTCGACTTCACCGCGCGCTGGCGCTGGGACACCGCGCTCGGCACGTTCCGCTTCAGCGGCAACTACAGCTGGGTGCGCGAACACGAGAGCCAGCAGTACGCCGGCGACCGGGTCGAGGACCAGTTCGCGATCAACAGCGGTTTCGACATCCCGCGCAGCAAGGCCAGCGCCAGCGTCAGCTGGGAGCGCGACCGCTGGACCGCGACCGTGCACGGCGAACGCCTGGGCAAGCTGCCGAACTACGACTCCTACAACGAGGCTTACGATCCCGCGGACGGCGGCAGCCCGTGGATCGGCGCGACCTACCGCTACAACCTGTCGCTGCAATACCGCTTCACCGACCACAACCAGCTGTCGGTGTCGGTAACCAACCTGTTCGACAAGATGCCGCCGCACGACGCCAGCTACACCGGCTACCCGTATTACGACGTGTCCTGGTTCGATGCGCTGGGCCGGCAGGTGTTCGTGCAGTACACCCACAAGTTCGGCGGCGCGCCGCTGTAA
- a CDS encoding RNA polymerase sigma factor produces the protein MDNDLDAWFAADILCHEAALVQYLRRAWPHPDEVHDLRQEVYVRVYEAAGKARPHQPKSFLFATARHLMTDRLRRGRVVSIEPVGDFESLNVLIDECSPERRLGARQNLRRLAEAFDRLPERCREAVWLRRVEELPQKQVAQRMGITEKTVEKQIAKGMRLLAEHYFGGEAGGQDGAGMAALGRSRRSATDDEAQGHDGHGGKQGD, from the coding sequence ATGGACAACGATCTGGACGCGTGGTTCGCCGCCGACATCCTCTGCCACGAGGCGGCGCTGGTGCAGTATCTGCGCCGGGCCTGGCCGCATCCGGACGAAGTCCACGACCTGCGCCAGGAAGTCTATGTGCGCGTCTACGAAGCGGCCGGCAAGGCCCGCCCGCACCAGCCCAAATCGTTCCTGTTCGCGACCGCCCGCCACCTGATGACCGACCGCCTGCGCCGCGGACGGGTGGTTTCGATCGAGCCGGTGGGTGATTTCGAGTCCTTGAACGTCTTGATAGACGAGTGCTCGCCCGAGCGCCGGCTCGGCGCGCGCCAGAATCTGCGCCGCCTGGCCGAGGCCTTCGACCGTCTGCCCGAACGCTGCCGCGAGGCGGTGTGGTTGCGCCGGGTCGAGGAACTGCCGCAGAAGCAGGTGGCGCAGCGCATGGGCATCACCGAGAAGACCGTGGAGAAGCAGATCGCCAAGGGCATGCGCCTGTTGGCCGAGCACTACTTCGGCGGCGAGGCGGGCGGGCAGGACGGAGCCGGAATGGCCGCGCTCGGCCGCTCGCGGCGTTCGGCTACGGACGACGAGGCGCAGGGACATGACGGACATGGCGGCAAGCAGGGAGATTGA
- a CDS encoding trans-aconitate 2-methyltransferase → MWDPAKYLDFADLRGRPFFDLTARIGATAPRRVVDLGCGPGNLTAALAQRWPQAALEASDNSPEMVAAARKLGIDAELVDVREWKPKPDTDVVVSNAVLQWVPEHRELLERWVRELPAGAWIAIQVPGNFVAPSHVLTRRLAASPGWVDKLAAVGLRDDEAVDAPTQYAERLARLGCQVDAWETTYTQRLQGENAVLEWITGTALRPVKAALNAEDWQRFRSELAAMLDEAYPPRGDGTTWFEFRRIFVVARTPE, encoded by the coding sequence ATGTGGGACCCCGCCAAATACCTCGACTTCGCCGACCTGCGCGGCCGGCCGTTCTTCGACCTCACCGCCCGCATCGGCGCGACCGCGCCGCGCCGGGTCGTCGACCTGGGCTGCGGCCCCGGCAACCTCACCGCGGCGCTGGCCCAGCGCTGGCCGCAGGCGGCGCTGGAGGCCAGCGACAATTCGCCGGAGATGGTCGCGGCCGCGCGCAAGCTCGGCATCGATGCGGAACTGGTCGATGTGCGCGAGTGGAAACCCAAGCCCGATACCGACGTGGTGGTGTCCAACGCGGTGTTGCAGTGGGTGCCCGAGCATCGCGAGCTGCTGGAGCGCTGGGTGCGCGAGCTGCCGGCGGGCGCGTGGATCGCGATCCAGGTGCCGGGCAATTTCGTCGCGCCTTCGCACGTGCTGACGCGCAGGCTCGCGGCCAGCCCGGGTTGGGTCGACAAGCTCGCGGCGGTCGGGCTGCGCGACGACGAGGCGGTGGATGCACCGACCCAGTACGCGGAGCGTCTGGCGCGGCTGGGCTGTCAGGTCGATGCGTGGGAAACGACGTATACCCAGCGCCTGCAGGGCGAGAATGCGGTGCTGGAGTGGATCACCGGGACGGCGCTGCGGCCGGTAAAGGCGGCGTTGAATGCGGAGGATTGGCAGCGCTTCCGCAGCGAGTTGGCGGCGATGCTGGATGAGGCGTATCCGCCGCGCGGCGACGGGACGACGTGGTTCGAGTTCCGGCGGATTTTCGTGGTGGCGCGGACGCCTGAGTAA